GCGATACCATCGCTTTAAGTCGTATCTTAAAAATTGCCGAGCTTGCCCTATACAAAGCAAGTGTATGAAACACCCTTTAAAAGATCATGGTAGGCAAGCTTCGTTTATTGTTAGCGATGAGAATAACACTAATTATTTAGATCTTATGAAGAAAAGGATAGATAGTGAGCAAGGAAGAAAAGATTATGCGAAACGCATGTGGACTATAGAACCGGTGTTTGGAAATATCACGAGTAATAAAGGAATTAACAAACTCACGTTGCGAGGTAAAGCTAAAGTCACGGCACAATGGACAATCTGTTGTATTATGCATAATATCGAGAAACTATGGCGGTATGGGGATATACCTCAGTATGCGTAGCGCAAGCAGATAAAGTGCTACCTGTAGCGAGAATGTTCAAGACACTATAAATAGCGGCTTAGAGGATTATTTTTAAAGGTTGGCCTCTATGCCATTCAATAAATTAAATTATATTTGGCTGCGGATGACTTGATGTAAATAATCAATTTTCCTACAGCTTGGTTATATTTTCGGAGAAGTATGAGACATTTTGAATTTTATAAAGAAGGCCTATGTGACGAGTTTGCTGGTAGGCATGAAATTACCGAAGAAGAAATAATTGAGTTTGGAACCAGATGGGATCCACAACCATTTCATACTAACCTTGAAGCCGCTAAAACATCACCATTTGGAGGGCTAGTTTCTCCTGCTGTTCATTTATTCTCTATTGCAATAGGTCTGGTAACAAAAGTACCTGAAGAAGATAAGGCCGCCATTGTAAGCGGCCTCGGGTTTGACTCAATACAACTAAAA
The genomic region above belongs to Flavobacteriales bacterium and contains:
- a CDS encoding MaoC family dehydratase N-terminal domain-containing protein encodes the protein MRHFEFYKEGLCDEFAGRHEITEEEIIEFGTRWDPQPFHTNLEAAKTSPFGGLVSPAVHLFSIAIGLVTKVPEEDKAAIVSGLGFDSIQLKAPARPGDTLRAKGTVVESRPSKSKPNIGIVKFYNELINQNEEVVFTYESTILVAKQI